A genomic stretch from Strongyloides ratti genome assembly S_ratti_ED321, chromosome : 1 includes:
- a CDS encoding DmX-like protein 1 has protein sequence MQKCDIYHGAIRHSEKCCGIGCVNSSYFIVCCLNENVVIFDRNFKKLQNITSFSNFCYEDISSIVCCQESGKIFISGKNFFVTFYPIYTLQDDKIINCKWEKLEEVKVDFNVNTGEWYCNGTRLIISTGNYLEIYEINYFNNNISTKNIQEQLTNKIWRYYLPSPVTIISSSNDSMFFATAGNFDTKVIIWYQMASYLSSTIDNKLMFDFTILNHPTYIINFEWRKIPKEIFRYEIENCIITFCKDNIARVWKENILNEELYIDCDVEQPSDIIFESSKIKENDQKRKNYFKKMMENILVNSDDTYDNTENEVKKLSLINKKNLNNDTLNPPLKMKKVFFHIVSSIVSENIPDDVDIYGNSTKLFTPHWLNNKYLAFLINFKEILNDSNFCEDEADDNSDNKSSIISNIEKFYDEWKKTSDGLFSINEKTGTLTIWNIFNLDSYFKSSDTKLISSIQNVLSISHLPSKISSAFFLPFDTFNYHFVISEEADNLEKNNIMMDDANSNLLVIYSDGRIDISQTNVHYQSNLTFLESINHYTSLYGAKYSIENITSYLDLCLTMGSRKNINDKEYQLEIILWKIDNNNNNKETKHLLEEISRLYLNVSEYHNKITWLRNKDNDLRNKFPLTFAMYYDGKLNVYEIYENNVNVNRNVEQEYINNSTLMKSILSIDINKYGIDNIFCLQFTTPGEFFLKRHSELNYLFIIGKCNNLKNPKIILWEYDEKCLNVNFISIEYFNEENISNIFIIQKDKSITGMMFDYTNYPQICLQTTNNLFYFYNITKECIFTKNNGMTFQAPMHTLASAIYDGRMAILKKCNNELILDIYECRNLNGTMWKKESFFIFPIESNINKDNVLITWVLGAEKGYKLCIQIYNEIHIFLLSLHNTLLLICRFFLNDKYHYPSMEWLENNKFLVADGNALELCSLNENSLNNLKNKNIQYHPDYLVNLIETNNMDIVNIIFKNILNQITKYKKYSKNNIKTIYIEPIPENEIKKLITLRDEKITLDEYIEKKEMEEKKSCLEGIFNIGINCHSQKGNDLFDNTLSFNDNVSIHSDDFNIDISSDDEIDSEKSNDEEYYENKNNIYSLENVELTESDCKELSNILMKIGLAGLCKEEIYQLISIAEALNKYFLIKDNIAYDYCGKKYYIFLQFFSSLKKLDNSQIFQLPSSTIVWAFHSTSENELFENVLIEVNDDMCWKNLKNYGIGWWLRHPDNLKKCFEKLAHHAYLKKNNPMDAAIYYMILRKKNVIATLFRKQNDTARSNFFAQSYETEKDKIFAMKNAFNCISKGEYFYAVAIFLCCNDIENALKVVMERLNDIQLGIMIIRTYIINVYEQEKYIENIILKYILNLTRQKIDKWKNYIKEDLIKIDEGDILFDEDSNDDPYLRSMAFFIIKEYHLSSLTLLHYEKSTKKYPTGGLGSLSCQLTSLFTLYKYLLKHPYVLRQKKFLCQDVISRENF, from the exons ATGCAAAAATGTGATATTTATCATGGAGCAATTAGACATTCAGAAAAATGTTGTGGTATTGGATGTGTAAATAGTTCATACTTTATT GTATGTtgtttaaatgaaaatgtaGTCATATTtgatagaaattttaaaaaattacaaaatattacttcattttcaaatttttgttatgaAGACATTTCAAGTATTGTTTGTTGTCAAGAAAGTgggaaaatatttatttctggtaaaaatttttttgttacattTTACCCTATTTATACTTTACAAGATGATAAGataattaattgtaaatGGGAGAAATTAGAGGAAGTTAAAGTtgattttaatgttaatactGGTGAATGGTATTGTAATGGTACAAGATTAATTATTTCTACAGGtaattatttagaaatatatgaaattaattattttaataataatataagtacaaaaaatattcaagaACAATTAACAAATAAGATATGGAGGTATTATCTTCCATCTCCTGTTACAATCATCTCATCATCCAATGATTCAATGTTTTTTGCTACAGCTGGTAATTTTGATACAAAAGTAATTATATGGTATCAAATGGCAAGTTACCTTTCATCAACCATAGATAATAAATTGATGTTtgattttacaatattaaatcacccaacatatattataaattttgagTGGAGAAAAATTccaaaagaaatttttcGTTATGAAATTGAAAATTGCATTATTACATTTTGTAAAGATAACATTGCTCGAGTATggaaagaaaatatattaaatgagGAATTATACATTGATTGTGATGTTGAACAACCAagtgatataatttttgaaagttcaaagataaaagaaaatgatcAAAAacgaaaaaattatttcaagaaaatgatggaaaatattttagtaaataGTGATGATACATATGATAATACTGAAAATGAGgtgaaaaaattaagtttgattaataaaaaaaatttaaataatgatactTTAAATCCTccattaaaaatgaagaaagtattttttcatattgtATCTAGTATTGTTTCTGAAAATATTCCTGATGATGTTGATATTTATGGAAATTCaactaaattatttacaCCACATTggttaaataataaatatttagcatttttaataaattttaaagaaattttaaatgattcaaATTTTTGTGAAGATGAAGCTGATGATAACTCTGATAATAAATCATCAATCATAtcaaatattgaaaaattttatgatgaATGGAAAAAAACTTCTGATggtttattttctataaatgaaaaaactGGAACATTAACAAtttggaatatttttaatcttgatagttattttaaaagtagtGATACAAAACTTATTTCATCAATACAAAATGTCCTTTCAATATCTCATTTACCATCAAAAATAAGCAGtgcattttttttaccatttgacacttttaattatcattttgtAATTAGTGAGGAGGCtgataatttagaaaaaaataatataatgatgGATGATGCTAATTCTAATTTATTAGTAATATATTCTGATGGGAGAATTGATATATCACAGACGAATGTTCATTATCAAtcaaatttaacatttttagaaAGCATAAATCATTATACTTCCTTGTATGGAGCTAAATATtctattgaaaatataacatCATATTTAGATTTATGTTTAACAATGGGTTCTaggaaaaatataaatgataaagaatatcaactagaaattattttatggaaaatagataataataataataataaagagaCCAAACATTTATTAGAGGAAATATCACGATTATACTTAAATGTATCTGaatatcataataaaataacatggCTTCGTAACAAAGATAATGATTTACGTAATAAATTTCCATTAACATTTGCCATGTATTATGATGGTAAATTAAACGTTTATGAAATCtatgaaaataatgttaatgttAACAGAAATGTTGAACAAGAGTACATTAATAATAGTACATTAATGAAAtctattttatcaattgatataaataaatatggtattgataatatattttgtttacaATTTACCACTCCAggtgaattttttttaaaacgtCACTCagaattaaattatttgtttattattgggaaatgtaataatttaaaaaatccaaaaataattttatgggAATATGATGAGAAATGTTTAAATGTTAACTTTATTTctattgaatattttaatgaagaaaatatttctaatatatttattattcagAAAGATAAAAGCATAACAGGTATGATGTTTGATTATACTAATTATCCACAAATATGTCTCCAAACaactaataatttattttatttttataatataacaaaagaaTGCATTTTTACTAAGAATAATGGTATGACTTTTCAAGCACCAATGCATACATTAGCATCAGCTATCTATGATGGAAGAATGgctattcttaaaaaatgtaataatgaattaattttagatatatatGAATGTAGAAATTTAAATGGTACAATGTGGAAAAaagaatcattttttatttttcctattgaaagtaatattaataaagataatgtATTAATTACTTGGGTATTAGGGGCAGAAAAAGGATATAAATTATGtattcaaatttataatgaaatacatatttttttattatcattacataatacattattattaatatgcaggttttttttaaatgataaatatcaTTACCCTTCAATGGAATggttagaaaataataaatttttagttgcTGATGGTAATGCACTTGAATTATGTTCATTAAATGAAAactctttaaataatttaaaaaataaaaacattcaATATCATCCAGATTATCTGgttaatttaattgaaacaaataatatggatattgtaaatattatttttaaaaatatacttaatcaaataacaaaatataaaaaatattctaaaaataatatcaaaacaatatatatagaaCCAATTCctgaaaatgaaattaagAAATTAATTACATTGAGAGATGAAAAGATTACCCTAGATGagtatatagaaaaaaaggaaatggaagaaaaaaaaagttgtctGGAaggtatttttaatataggTATTAATTGTCATTCTCAAAAAGGAAAtgatttatttgataatacattatcttttaatgaCAATGTATCGATTCATAGTGatgattttaatattgatatatCTTCTGATGATGAAATTGATTCTGAGAAAAGTAATGATGAAGAGTATTATgaaaataagaataatatttattcattagAAAATGTTGAGTTGACTGAAAGTGACTGTAAagaattatcaaatattttaatgaaaattggATTGGCAGGTTTATGTAAAGAagaaatttatcaattaatttcAATTGCTGAagctttaaataaatattttttaataaaagacaACATTGCATATGACTATTGTGGTAAAAAGTACTACAtatttcttcaatttttttcatcattaaaaaaattagacaattcacaaatttttcaattaccTTCTTCAACTATTGTTTGGGCATTTCATTCAACCTCagaaaatgaattatttgaaaatgtaCTTATAGAAGTTAATGATGATATGTGttggaaaaatttaaaaaattatggtATTGGTTGGTGGTTAAGGCATcctgataatttaaaaaaatgttttgaaaAACTCGCTCATCAtgcatatttaaaaaaaaataatccaATGGATGCTGctatttattatatgattcttagaaaaaaaaatgttattgcTACTTTATTTCGTAAACAAAATGATACTGCAAGATCTAATTTTTTTGCACAATCTTATGAAACAGagaaagataaaatttttgctatgaaaaatgcttttaattgtatatctaaaggtgaatatttttatgctgtagcaatatttttatgttgtAATGACATTGAAAATGCACTAAAAGTAGTTATGGAAAGGTTAAATGACATTCAATTAGGTATTATGATTATTAgaacatatattattaatgtttatgaacaggaaaaatatatagaaaatattattttgaaatatattttaaatttaacaaggcagaaaattgataaatggaaaaattatattaaagaagatttaattaaaattgatgaaggagatattttatttgatgaaGATAGTAATGATGATCCATATTTAAGATCAATggcattttttataataaaagaatatcaTTTATCATCCCTTACTTTACTTCATTATGAGAAAAGCACCAAAAAATATCCAACTGGAGGATTGGGTAGTTTATCATGTCAATTAACATCGTTGTTTACTTTATACAAATATCTTCTTAAGCATCCTTATGTTTTACGtcaaaaaaagtttctttGTCAAGATGTAATATCAAGAGAAAATTTTtga